The DNA window TGTCATCCAGACCGATGTTCTTGAGTAGGCTCTTGACCATGAACATCCGCTTTGCTGCCTTGTAGTTTCCTTCGAGGTAATGGCAGTCACCGAAGTGGCAGCCGGATACCAGAACACTATCTGCTCCGTCGCTGAACGCCTTCAGGATGAAGAGCATATCGACACGGCCGGTGCACATGATACGGATCGTCCTGACATCAGGCGGGTACTGAATACGAGCACCGCCGGCCAGGTCTGCTCCTGCATATGAACACCAGTTGCAGATAATACCAAGGATCTTCGGTTTCCATTCTTCAGCCATTTATTGCTCACCTCCAACAAGGAACGAATCGATCTGCGAAAGGATCTGCGGAGAGGTGAAATGGTTCATCCAGATTGCTCCACCAGGGCAGAATCCACCACAGGTCCCGCATCCCTTGCACTTGGCTTCTGTGACCTGCATGACAGTCCGACCGTCCTTCTCGACGAGCGCGAGGGCCGAGTAGGGGCAGAGGTTCACACACATACCGCAACCTGCGCACTTCTCTTCGATGCACATGGCGAAGTAGGGCTCGAGCTCGACCTGCCCCATGTGGATCGGAATCGATGCCGCAGAGGCAGCGCCTTCTGCAGATGCTACAGTGTCAGGAATATCCTTCGGTCCCTGGCAGACCCCTGCAAGGAAGACCCCTGCCGTGGTGGTCCCGCACGGGTTCAATTTCGGATGTGCTTCAAGGAGCCATCCGTCCTGCGAACAGGAGACCCCAAAGAGTCTCCTGGTCTTTTCGGTCATATCGGTCGGCTGAACAGCCGAGGCGAGCACGACCAGGTCGACCTCCATATCCATCGGTTCACCGAGGAGAGTATCCTCAGCAAAGACATGCAGGTTCTTGGTCAGTGGATCCTCCTGGATGTTGGCGACACGCCCTCTGATGAACTTGGCACCCTCGTTCTGGATACGGTAGTAGAACTCCTCATACATCTTCCCAAAGGATCGAATATCCATGTAGAATATGTAAGGAATTGCACCCGGGATCTTCTCGGTAATCTGGTGGGCATGCTTGAGCGAATACATGCAGCAGAATCTGGAGCAGTATGGCTTGCCGACGCCGGTGTTGTCTCGTGACCCCGCACAGAGAACGAATCCAACCTTCATCGGAGTCTTGCCGTCGCTCGGACGGATCAGATGACCGCCAGTCGGACCTGAGGCACAGATCAGCCGCTCGAACTCAAGACCGGTGATGACGTTGTCGTAACGCCTGTATCCCCACTCTTCCTTCTTCTCGATCGGGAAGAGTTCATACCCGAGTGCGAGAATGACGGTTCCGACCTTCACCTTGACCAGTTCGTCCTGCATCTCAAGGTCGACGGCCTGCTTGGTGCCACATGCCTCTACGCAGAGGCCGCACTTCACACACGAATCGAAGTCGATCTTATAGATCAGTGGAACCACCTGGGGGTGGTTGATATAGATCGCTTTCCGTGGAGCCATCCCCATCTCAAAGACGTTCGGCTTCACGACTGGGCAAACCGAGGTGCAGTCACCGCAACCGGTGCAGCCACCGCCGACGATCCCCTTTGCCTCTGCCTCCTTGGGTGTGAGCACACCACGGGCCTTCCGGCGGATCGTCACGTCGAAGTTACCTATGTAACCTTCGACTTCCTCGATCTCTGCACAGGTATACAGATCGATGTTCTCGGCTCTCCCAACATCCACCATCTTTGGGGAGAGGATACACTGCGAGCAGTCCAGGGTTGGGAAGGTCTTGTCGAGCTGGGACATACGTCCACCAATCGACGGTTCCTTCTCGACCAGGTAGGTCTTGATCCCTGCTGCGGCGAGGTCGAGTGCGGCCTGCATTCCTGCAACCCCTCCACCAACGACCATCGCAGCCTTCTCCACCGGTACCGACTTTGGATAGAGATCCTCAAGGAGCGCTGCCTTGGCGACCGCGATCCGGACCTGGTCCTTGGCCTTCTCGGTGGCTCCCTCATGGTCGTGCATGTGCACCCATGAGTTCTGATCCCGAATGTTCGCCATCTCGAATCTAAACGGGTTCAGTCCACCCTCCTTAGTGGCAATCCGGAACGTCGGCTCATGGAGACGTGGTGTACAGGCTGCGACCACAATTCCGGTCAGATTGTATTCCTTGATCGCATCTTTGATCTTGGACTGCCCCGGGGTCGAGCACATATACTGATAGTTATCTACGTGGGCTACGTGGGGGAGGGTCTGTGCATATGCCTGCACATCATCAATAGAGAGCGAACCTGCAATATTTGTACCACAGTGACACAGGAACACCCCAATTCTGGGTTCTTGATTTTTCTTGTCTTCTACCATGTTTCGCATCTCCATTAGAGGACCTTTTTCAAGTACGGTTCACAGCTGATCGCATGCAGGTCGAGCGCCAGTTCCTGGGGGCTCATTCCCTGGGCAAGCCCGAGCAGTTCTGAGTAGTGGAAGACCGGAATATTATAAGACTTCCCGAACTTCTCCTGGATCTCGATCTGTCCACGGTCGAACTGGAGCTGGCAGAATGGACAGAGATCGGTGACAGCGTCGGCACCCACTTCCGCCATGTTTGTCAATTTCTCGTTGGTGATATCAAGCGCATGAACAAGGTCGTACCCACGGACACCGCCGCCGGCACCACAGCACTGCATCTTATTTCTGTACTGGACCCCTTCGGCACCGAGTGCTTCGATCAGTTCCTCGACCCACATGGGGTTCTCAGTTGACCCGAGATGACGTTCCTTCTTCGGCTTGATCAGGTGGCATCCGTAGTGAGCAGCGACCTTTGTACCGGTCAGCGGAATCTTGACCGAGTCGCGGATCTTATCGACACCGCAGATCTTTGGATCATAGAGCAGTTCGCCAAGGTGATAGACATCAATCGTCCCCTTGAACTCCATATCCACCTCTGCGAGCACTTCGTTGACCGCATCACGCATCACTGTGTCGTGCTTCAGCTTCTCGTTCACCTCATAGATGGACTTGTAGCAGCCATTGCAGATCAGGGCAATGTCCATCTTCATCTGCTCGGCGAGCACGATGTTCCGTGCTGCCATGGCGTACCATACATTGATATCGATAGATCCAAATGCACCCGGTGCTGGGCAACAGCTCGCACCCTTGAGCGGAACAAGGTCGATACCAAGATTCTTGCTCGTACGAATTGCAGCCGCTTCACTACCGGGGTACCTGTTCGGCGCGATACATCCGAGATAAAAAGCATATGTATGCATCTTGTATCATCCCTCGTTTTCTGCGAT is part of the Methanosphaerula palustris E1-9c genome and encodes:
- a CDS encoding CoB--CoM heterodisulfide reductase iron-sulfur subunit A family protein, with the protein product MVEDKKNQEPRIGVFLCHCGTNIAGSLSIDDVQAYAQTLPHVAHVDNYQYMCSTPGQSKIKDAIKEYNLTGIVVAACTPRLHEPTFRIATKEGGLNPFRFEMANIRDQNSWVHMHDHEGATEKAKDQVRIAVAKAALLEDLYPKSVPVEKAAMVVGGGVAGMQAALDLAAAGIKTYLVEKEPSIGGRMSQLDKTFPTLDCSQCILSPKMVDVGRAENIDLYTCAEIEEVEGYIGNFDVTIRRKARGVLTPKEAEAKGIVGGGCTGCGDCTSVCPVVKPNVFEMGMAPRKAIYINHPQVVPLIYKIDFDSCVKCGLCVEACGTKQAVDLEMQDELVKVKVGTVILALGYELFPIEKKEEWGYRRYDNVITGLEFERLICASGPTGGHLIRPSDGKTPMKVGFVLCAGSRDNTGVGKPYCSRFCCMYSLKHAHQITEKIPGAIPYIFYMDIRSFGKMYEEFYYRIQNEGAKFIRGRVANIQEDPLTKNLHVFAEDTLLGEPMDMEVDLVVLASAVQPTDMTEKTRRLFGVSCSQDGWLLEAHPKLNPCGTTTAGVFLAGVCQGPKDIPDTVASAEGAASAASIPIHMGQVELEPYFAMCIEEKCAGCGMCVNLCPYSALALVEKDGRTVMQVTEAKCKGCGTCGGFCPGGAIWMNHFTSPQILSQIDSFLVGGEQ
- a CDS encoding hydrogenase iron-sulfur subunit, whose amino-acid sequence is MAEEWKPKILGIICNWCSYAGADLAGGARIQYPPDVRTIRIMCTGRVDMLFILKAFSDGADSVLVSGCHFGDCHYLEGNYKAAKRMFMVKSLLKNIGLDDRRLRMTFVSASEGAKWAQVITDVVNTTHELGPSPLNPDVKQA
- the hdrB gene encoding CoB--CoM heterodisulfide reductase subunit B encodes the protein MHTYAFYLGCIAPNRYPGSEAAAIRTSKNLGIDLVPLKGASCCPAPGAFGSIDINVWYAMAARNIVLAEQMKMDIALICNGCYKSIYEVNEKLKHDTVMRDAVNEVLAEVDMEFKGTIDVYHLGELLYDPKICGVDKIRDSVKIPLTGTKVAAHYGCHLIKPKKERHLGSTENPMWVEELIEALGAEGVQYRNKMQCCGAGGGVRGYDLVHALDITNEKLTNMAEVGADAVTDLCPFCQLQFDRGQIEIQEKFGKSYNIPVFHYSELLGLAQGMSPQELALDLHAISCEPYLKKVL